The proteins below come from a single Saccharopolyspora sp. SCSIO 74807 genomic window:
- a CDS encoding M20 family metallopeptidase — protein sequence MGGDMAGSGAEAAKERAARCVTADAERLVRLSETLHAHPETAWQEHRSARWVAETLEEAGFAVTPAYLGLETAFLATYGSGPFRLGLCAEYDALPGLGHACGHNLIAAITAGAARALAPLAEAAGLTIEVYGTPAEEGGGGKIELLERGAFAGLDLAMMAHPAPVDVAEAEPFAVSHSHVSFQGKAAHAAAYPEHGVNAADAFTVAQVAIGLLRQQLPSTVRVHGVLTNGGEAPNAIPARTEGRWYVRAENSEQLAETEQRVRRCFEAGALATGSSFESTPESKPYAEFRTFRPALEAYIRNAERLGRTSDPDSPGRRMNRASTDMGNVSQVVPAIHPYVGIGSLPALNHQPEFAAHCIGGAAEKALLDAATALAWTALDVSAGRIP from the coding sequence ATGGGCGGCGACATGGCGGGGTCGGGCGCCGAGGCGGCGAAGGAGCGCGCGGCCCGCTGCGTGACCGCGGACGCCGAACGACTCGTCCGGCTGTCCGAAACGCTCCACGCCCATCCGGAAACGGCGTGGCAGGAGCACCGCTCGGCGCGCTGGGTGGCGGAAACCTTGGAAGAAGCCGGATTCGCCGTCACGCCCGCCTACCTCGGCCTCGAAACCGCGTTCCTCGCGACCTACGGCAGCGGACCGTTCCGGCTGGGGCTCTGCGCGGAGTACGACGCGCTGCCCGGCCTGGGGCACGCCTGCGGGCACAACCTGATCGCGGCGATCACCGCGGGAGCCGCGCGGGCGCTGGCTCCGCTCGCGGAAGCCGCGGGGCTCACGATCGAGGTCTACGGCACGCCCGCCGAGGAGGGCGGTGGCGGCAAGATCGAGCTGCTGGAGCGCGGCGCGTTCGCCGGACTGGACCTGGCGATGATGGCGCATCCGGCCCCGGTCGACGTCGCGGAGGCCGAGCCGTTCGCGGTGTCGCACTCCCACGTGTCGTTCCAGGGCAAGGCGGCCCACGCCGCGGCCTATCCGGAGCACGGCGTGAACGCCGCGGACGCCTTCACCGTCGCGCAGGTCGCGATCGGGCTGCTGCGGCAGCAATTGCCGTCCACGGTCCGGGTGCACGGTGTGCTGACCAACGGCGGCGAGGCGCCGAACGCCATCCCGGCCCGCACCGAGGGCCGGTGGTACGTCCGGGCGGAGAACTCGGAGCAGCTGGCCGAGACCGAGCAGCGGGTCCGGCGCTGCTTCGAGGCGGGGGCGCTGGCGACGGGGAGTTCCTTCGAATCCACGCCGGAGAGCAAGCCCTACGCCGAGTTCCGCACCTTCCGCCCGGCACTGGAGGCCTACATCCGCAACGCGGAGCGGCTCGGCCGCACCTCCGACCCGGACTCACCGGGACGGCGGATGAACCGCGCGTCCACCGACATGGGCAACGTCTCGCAGGTGGTTCCCGCGATCCACCCCTACGTCGGGATCGGCTCGCTGCCCGCGTTGAACCACCAACCCGAGTTCGCCGCCCACTGCATCGGAGGTGCCGCCGAGAAGGCCCTGCTGGACGCCGCCACCGCACTCGCGTGGACCGCCCTCGACGTGTCAGCAGGCCGAATCCCCTGA
- a CDS encoding DUF1028 domain-containing protein, producing MTFSVLANDSRGAVGMAVTSSSPAVAARCIHLRAGVGGAASQNVTDPRLGTALLDALEDSGDARGALEAVVRDRELIEHRQLTVLGLNGSGAAHSGSESLGVHHHRVGTRVVAAGNMLSSPQVVDAIVDSFEGSTGELEERLLHALSAGLSAGGEAGPVHSAGLAVVREVPWCETDLRVDWSETPVSDLRALLDVWLPQRDDYVTRGLNPASAPSYGVPGDE from the coding sequence GTGACTTTCTCCGTGCTGGCCAACGACTCCCGCGGCGCCGTGGGAATGGCCGTGACCTCGTCGAGCCCCGCCGTGGCCGCCCGTTGCATCCACCTGCGCGCCGGCGTCGGCGGCGCCGCGTCGCAGAACGTCACCGACCCGCGGCTCGGCACGGCGCTGCTGGACGCGCTGGAGGACAGCGGCGATGCGCGCGGGGCGCTGGAAGCGGTGGTGCGCGACCGCGAGCTGATCGAGCACCGCCAGCTCACCGTCCTCGGGCTGAACGGCAGCGGCGCCGCCCACTCCGGATCCGAGTCGCTCGGCGTGCACCACCACCGCGTCGGCACGCGCGTCGTCGCGGCCGGGAACATGCTGTCTTCACCGCAGGTCGTCGACGCGATCGTCGACTCCTTCGAGGGGTCGACGGGCGAGCTGGAGGAACGGTTGCTGCACGCCCTCTCCGCCGGGCTGTCCGCCGGGGGAGAGGCGGGACCGGTGCACTCCGCCGGACTCGCCGTGGTCCGCGAGGTGCCGTGGTGCGAGACCGATCTGCGGGTCGACTGGAGCGAAACGCCCGTCTCCGACCTGCGGGCGCTGCTCGACGTGTGGCTCCCGCAGCGCGACGACTACGTGACCCGCGGGCTCAACCCCGCGTCCGCGCCGTCGTACGGCGTGCCCGGGGACGAGTGA
- a CDS encoding RidA family protein codes for MTSTSEPRRAKAPIVAGGHKRIRPFNTSDTYPEQNLDNDLCQAVVAGGTVYVRGQIGQDLDTSESVGIGDPAAQTEQAMANIDLLLNEAGARMEHLVKLTIYIVDPRYRETVYRTIGRWTRGVHPISTGLVVSALARPEWLVEVDAIAVIPEGDQ; via the coding sequence ATGACCTCCACGAGCGAACCCCGCCGGGCGAAGGCGCCGATCGTCGCCGGTGGCCACAAGCGGATCAGGCCGTTCAACACCAGCGACACCTACCCGGAGCAGAACCTCGACAACGACCTGTGCCAGGCCGTCGTAGCGGGCGGCACCGTCTACGTGCGGGGCCAGATCGGGCAGGACCTCGACACCAGCGAGTCGGTCGGCATCGGCGACCCGGCCGCGCAGACGGAACAGGCGATGGCCAACATCGACCTGCTGCTGAACGAAGCGGGTGCCCGGATGGAGCACCTGGTCAAGCTCACGATCTACATCGTCGACCCGCGCTACCGCGAGACCGTCTACCGCACCATCGGGCGCTGGACCCGGGGAGTGCACCCGATCTCCACCGGGCTCGTGGTCTCCGCGCTGGCCCGGCCCGAGTGGCTGGTCGAGGTCGATGCCATCGCCGTCATCCCGGAGGGTGATCAGTGA
- a CDS encoding NAD(P)/FAD-dependent oxidoreductase, whose protein sequence is MPSEQTEVVVVGAGQAGVAMSEHLGAAGVAHVVLERDRIAERWRSQRWDSLVANGPAWHDRFPGLEFSGVAPDAFASKDQIADYFAAYAEKIDAPIRCGVEVTSVRKNAGRPGFRVGTSEGVIDARFVVAATGPFQRPVIPPIVPDSAVTEQIHSSGYRNPEQLPQGAVLVVGAGSSGVQIADELRRSGRRVFLSVGPHDRPPREYRGRDFCWWLGVLGRWDAETPPEGAAHVTIAVSGARGGHTVDFRALVGTGVELVGMTASYERGALRFEPDLAANIELGDQKYLELLRAADEYVERNGLDLPAEPEAHELGPLPACATDPLRELDLAEAGVTSIVWATGFAADYSWLQVDAFDEGGRPQHRRGVSAEPGVYFLGLPWLSRRGSSFIWGVWHDARYVADHIATRRAYLAYDKAEAGSAGN, encoded by the coding sequence ATGCCGAGTGAGCAGACCGAAGTGGTCGTCGTAGGGGCGGGCCAGGCCGGAGTGGCGATGAGCGAACACCTGGGCGCCGCCGGTGTGGCGCATGTGGTCCTGGAACGGGACCGCATCGCCGAGCGGTGGCGTTCGCAGCGCTGGGACTCCCTGGTCGCGAACGGGCCCGCGTGGCACGACCGCTTCCCGGGGCTGGAGTTCTCCGGCGTCGCACCCGACGCCTTCGCGTCCAAGGACCAGATCGCGGACTACTTCGCCGCGTACGCGGAGAAGATCGACGCGCCGATCCGGTGCGGTGTCGAGGTCACCTCGGTGCGCAAGAACGCCGGGCGGCCCGGCTTCCGGGTGGGGACCTCGGAAGGCGTCATCGACGCGCGCTTCGTCGTGGCGGCCACCGGGCCGTTCCAGCGGCCGGTGATCCCGCCGATCGTCCCGGACTCCGCCGTCACCGAGCAGATCCACTCCAGCGGGTACCGCAACCCGGAGCAGCTGCCGCAGGGCGCGGTCCTCGTCGTCGGCGCCGGATCCTCGGGGGTCCAGATCGCCGACGAGCTGCGCCGGTCCGGCCGCCGCGTGTTCCTCTCGGTCGGTCCGCACGACCGCCCGCCGCGCGAGTACCGGGGGCGCGACTTCTGCTGGTGGCTCGGCGTGCTCGGGCGCTGGGACGCGGAGACGCCTCCGGAGGGCGCCGCGCACGTGACCATCGCGGTCAGCGGTGCCCGCGGCGGGCACACCGTGGATTTCCGCGCGCTGGTCGGTACCGGCGTCGAACTCGTCGGCATGACGGCGTCCTACGAGCGCGGCGCGCTGCGCTTCGAGCCGGACCTCGCCGCGAACATCGAGCTCGGCGACCAGAAGTACCTCGAACTGCTGCGGGCGGCCGACGAGTACGTCGAACGCAACGGGCTCGACCTGCCCGCGGAACCGGAAGCGCACGAACTCGGGCCGCTCCCGGCGTGCGCCACCGACCCGCTGCGCGAACTCGACCTGGCCGAGGCCGGCGTGACCTCGATCGTCTGGGCCACCGGTTTCGCCGCCGACTACAGCTGGCTGCAGGTCGACGCCTTCGACGAAGGCGGCAGGCCGCAGCACCGCCGCGGCGTGTCCGCCGAGCCCGGCGTGTACTTCCTGGGGCTGCCCTGGCTGTCCCGGCGCGGGTCGAGCTTCATCTGGGGCGTGTGGCACGACGCGAGGTACGTGGCCGACCACATCGCGACCCGGCGCGCGTACCTCGCCTACGACAAGGCCGAAGCCGGATCGGCCGGGAACTGA
- a CDS encoding MFS transporter: MLTSNNGVATTGIEMPADVAALRRSVVAGAVGVFVHWFDWAAYAYLADTVATVFFPAGNSTTGLLAVFGVFAVSFGIRPIGALVFGPLGDRIGRKRTLSLVIFLMSGATLTIGLLPGYASIGITAPILLVVLRLFQGFAAGGEFGSAASFLAETAPRRRRGFGVSWLEVGSLLGFLAGSFVFFLLSAGLDDGQLTSWGWRIPFLVSAPLGVIGFLIRNKIEDTPEYRALEANDTVPRSPVRDLLRSNKRQLFQASGLMLAMHVPFYMVLTYLVTYQTDYLGHAADRAALLSTVISLVGLVLVPAFGLLSDRVGRKPVFVGANAGLLVLATPAFLLMRTGPLGTWVSSLLLGVILAAILGTHAVWSAETFPTRTRQSGLSIGYNITAALFAGTVPYVMTVLISATGSTLVPGPYVMVFAVVGLVAALSLRETAGCALLRPEDVSASDSAHG, encoded by the coding sequence ATGCTCACCAGCAACAACGGCGTCGCGACGACGGGGATCGAGATGCCCGCCGACGTCGCCGCCTTGCGCCGAAGCGTCGTGGCGGGAGCCGTCGGCGTGTTCGTCCACTGGTTCGACTGGGCCGCGTACGCCTATCTCGCCGATACCGTCGCGACGGTGTTCTTCCCGGCCGGGAACAGCACGACCGGGCTGCTGGCCGTGTTCGGCGTGTTCGCCGTGTCGTTCGGCATCCGGCCGATCGGTGCGCTGGTGTTCGGTCCGCTCGGCGACCGGATCGGCCGCAAGCGGACCCTTTCCCTGGTCATCTTCTTGATGTCCGGGGCGACCCTGACGATCGGGCTGCTGCCCGGCTACGCCTCGATCGGGATCACCGCCCCGATCCTGCTGGTGGTCCTGCGGTTGTTCCAAGGCTTCGCGGCGGGCGGCGAGTTCGGCAGCGCGGCGAGCTTCCTCGCCGAGACCGCCCCGCGGCGCCGCCGCGGATTCGGCGTCAGCTGGCTGGAGGTCGGCTCCCTGCTGGGATTCCTCGCCGGTTCCTTCGTGTTCTTCCTGCTGTCCGCGGGCCTCGACGACGGCCAGCTCACATCCTGGGGCTGGCGCATCCCGTTCCTGGTCTCCGCGCCGCTGGGCGTGATCGGGTTCCTGATCCGCAACAAGATCGAGGACACCCCCGAGTACCGGGCGCTGGAAGCCAACGACACCGTCCCGCGCAGTCCGGTCCGGGACCTGCTGCGCTCGAACAAGCGGCAGTTGTTCCAGGCTTCCGGCCTGATGCTGGCCATGCACGTGCCCTTCTACATGGTGCTGACGTACCTGGTCACCTACCAGACCGACTACCTGGGGCACGCGGCCGACAGAGCCGCGCTGCTGTCCACTGTGATCTCGTTGGTGGGGCTGGTGCTGGTGCCCGCGTTCGGGCTGCTTTCCGACCGCGTGGGGCGCAAACCCGTCTTCGTCGGGGCCAACGCGGGCCTGCTCGTCCTGGCCACGCCGGCATTCCTGCTCATGCGGACCGGGCCGCTCGGGACCTGGGTCTCCAGCCTGCTGCTCGGCGTGATCCTCGCGGCGATCCTCGGCACCCACGCGGTTTGGTCTGCCGAGACCTTCCCGACCCGCACCCGCCAGAGCGGCCTGTCGATCGGCTACAACATCACCGCCGCGTTGTTCGCGGGCACCGTGCCGTACGTGATGACCGTGCTGATCTCGGCGACCGGCAGCACGTTGGTGCCCGGCCCGTACGTGATGGTCTTCGCCGTCGTCGGCCTCGTCGCCGCGTTGTCGCTGCGGGAGACCGCCGGATGCGCGTTGCTGCGCCCCGAAGACGTTTCCGCCTCGGACTCGGCGCACGGCTGA
- a CDS encoding aspartate ammonia-lyase, with amino-acid sequence MNPEDPASATYRNRRTAAGNAAHRTEHDMLGEIDVPADAYYGAHTARAVANFPLTGETLAARPHLIAALAAVKHAAARANSEVGALDGTLASAIGDACAEIRSGALHDQFVVDLIQGGAGTSTNMNGNEVIANRALELLGRSRGECSALHPLDHVNAGQSTNDVYPTAVKLALDAHIAELLAALGGLRAGFEDKAAEFADVLKIGRTQLQDAVPMTLGQEFGAFAATAAEEEQRLAEARLLLHELNLGGTAIGTGLNAGAGYRERAVEHLRRLTGIPTLVSAPDLIEATQDAGVFVQLSGALKRLAMKLSKICNDLRLLSSGPRAGLGEINLPARQAGSSIMPGKVNPVIPEAVNQIAFEVIGGDVTVTLAAEGGQLQLNAFEPIIYRTLGAGFSHLTAGIGILTEHCVRGITAERDRLAETVAASTGLVTALGPALGHETACAIALEAHHTGRRALDLIRERELLTEADLRALTDPAAVTGRPGL; translated from the coding sequence ATGAATCCCGAGGACCCGGCGTCGGCGACCTACCGCAACCGGCGCACCGCCGCGGGGAACGCCGCGCACCGCACCGAGCACGACATGCTCGGCGAAATCGACGTTCCTGCGGACGCCTACTACGGGGCGCACACCGCTCGCGCGGTGGCCAACTTCCCCCTCACCGGGGAGACGCTCGCCGCGCGGCCCCACCTCATCGCAGCCCTGGCCGCGGTCAAGCACGCCGCGGCCCGCGCAAATTCCGAGGTCGGCGCCTTGGACGGCACGCTCGCCTCGGCGATCGGGGACGCCTGCGCGGAAATCCGGTCCGGGGCGCTGCACGACCAGTTCGTCGTCGACCTCATCCAGGGCGGCGCGGGCACCTCGACGAACATGAACGGCAACGAGGTGATCGCCAACCGGGCGCTGGAGCTGCTCGGGAGGTCCCGCGGGGAGTGCTCGGCCCTGCACCCCCTCGACCACGTCAACGCGGGCCAGAGCACCAACGACGTCTACCCGACCGCGGTGAAGCTGGCGCTGGACGCGCACATCGCCGAACTCCTCGCCGCGCTGGGCGGGTTGCGCGCCGGCTTCGAGGACAAGGCCGCCGAATTCGCCGACGTGCTCAAGATCGGCCGCACCCAGCTCCAGGACGCCGTGCCCATGACGCTGGGGCAGGAGTTCGGGGCGTTCGCCGCCACCGCGGCCGAGGAGGAGCAGCGGCTGGCCGAGGCCCGGCTGCTGCTGCACGAGCTCAACCTCGGCGGCACGGCCATCGGCACCGGCCTCAACGCCGGTGCGGGCTACCGGGAACGCGCGGTGGAGCACCTGCGCCGCCTGACGGGTATCCCGACGCTGGTCTCGGCGCCCGACCTCATCGAGGCCACCCAGGACGCCGGGGTGTTCGTGCAACTGTCCGGAGCGCTCAAGCGGCTCGCCATGAAGCTGTCCAAGATCTGCAACGACCTGCGCCTGCTGTCCTCCGGTCCGCGGGCCGGGCTGGGGGAGATCAACCTGCCCGCGCGGCAGGCCGGATCGTCCATCATGCCCGGCAAGGTCAACCCGGTGATCCCCGAAGCGGTCAACCAGATCGCCTTCGAGGTCATCGGCGGCGACGTGACCGTCACGCTCGCCGCCGAGGGCGGCCAGCTCCAGCTCAACGCCTTCGAACCGATCATCTACCGGACCCTGGGCGCCGGTTTTTCCCATCTCACCGCGGGAATCGGCATCCTCACCGAGCACTGCGTGCGCGGCATCACCGCCGAGCGGGACCGGCTCGCGGAGACCGTGGCCGCCTCCACCGGGCTGGTCACGGCGCTCGGCCCCGCGCTCGGGCACGAGACCGCTTGCGCCATCGCGCTGGAGGCGCACCACACCGGCAGGCGCGCGCTCGACCTGATCCGCGAGCGCGAGCTGCTGACCGAGGCGGACCTGCGCGCGCTCACCGATCCCGCCGCGGTGACCGGCCGCCCCGGGCTCTGA